One part of the Parabacteroides distasonis ATCC 8503 genome encodes these proteins:
- a CDS encoding RNA polymerase sigma factor, with amino-acid sequence MDVDVFKQRFLPFHPKLYRIAYALLDNKADAEDILQDAYCKLWNKRDELGDIQNPEAFSITLVKNLCLDFLRSPKASRRDNEEALETVLLTTDSSPEKELEEKEDIRRIQELIEQLPENQRQVIRLRGIEDCSYEDIEQITGLSSSNIRTLLSRARKLIREKLEKASCHG; translated from the coding sequence ATGGACGTTGATGTTTTTAAACAACGGTTCCTACCCTTTCATCCTAAACTCTATCGGATCGCTTATGCCTTATTAGACAATAAAGCGGATGCGGAAGACATACTTCAAGATGCCTATTGCAAATTATGGAATAAAAGGGATGAGCTGGGAGATATCCAGAATCCGGAAGCATTTTCCATAACATTGGTCAAAAATCTTTGTCTGGATTTCCTGCGCTCGCCCAAAGCAAGCCGAAGAGACAACGAAGAGGCATTGGAGACCGTTCTATTAACGACCGACTCCTCGCCGGAAAAGGAATTGGAAGAAAAAGAGGATATCCGGCGTATACAAGAACTGATAGAACAGCTCCCCGAGAACCAGAGGCAGGTAATCCGCCTGCGTGGTATTGAGGATTGTTCCTATGAGGACATTGAACAGATTACAGGGCTTAGCTCCTCTAATATAAGAACATTACTTTCCCGGGCACGCAAATTGATCCGGGAGAAACTAGAAAAAGCAAGTTGTCATGGATGA
- a CDS encoding DUF4252 domain-containing protein has product MKRLLVLLAILLISQVGYGQQKMDQLFNAFRGESDVTSVNIGNITMKLASLFTETMGVNGIDILEFDNCAQEVKDRLSTAIRNLRDSDYETMVTANERDSRTKVLVKIKEDMIRELVIFTTGSDNALIRIKGKISPSDLDRVINEHKTGNH; this is encoded by the coding sequence ATGAAAAGATTACTAGTGTTACTGGCCATCCTCCTTATCAGCCAAGTAGGATACGGGCAGCAGAAGATGGATCAATTATTCAATGCTTTCCGGGGTGAAAGCGATGTTACTTCCGTAAATATCGGAAACATAACGATGAAGCTAGCCAGCCTGTTCACCGAGACAATGGGAGTAAACGGTATAGATATCCTTGAATTTGATAATTGTGCCCAAGAGGTGAAAGACCGACTGTCTACCGCCATACGGAACCTGAGAGATTCTGATTACGAGACGATGGTCACGGCAAATGAAAGGGACAGTCGCACGAAAGTTCTTGTCAAAATAAAAGAGGATATGATCCGTGAACTGGTCATATTCACGACAGGAAGCGACAATGCGTTAATCCGTATCAAAGGAAAGATCAGCCCGTCCGATCTAGACCGGGTAATCAATGAGCACAAAACTGGAAATCATTAA
- a CDS encoding fimbrillin family protein, with amino-acid sequence MNKLLLITILLIIFTGCHENQQWMSKEKSTARKSVLEMTTRSYTAGSSVFTEILPEGSEIGLFITYGNQDSLYKGASLYKNVKSKAVGSSKGSLKWKQTPQVFLRSNRPVMIYAYSPYKVQIPLDPTSIPIKISPIAAETPSYEYGRLSQGQKEVNRKSPLAKLSMNYALSLLSFEIYQDSDINGLFKLTSIQIGNRAGGNTLQYTGTMDIVTGNIKGTPGAYKATLLTIDPSVTLRHAKAEEQNIRIVPTYSPIREKEVEAIFTINGRTYKYIIPEGTCWNKGYKYSYKLYFDGKDIRLHDSVAYIWTPKLKKK; translated from the coding sequence ATGAACAAATTATTATTAATTACGATCTTGTTAATCATCTTTACCGGATGTCATGAAAATCAGCAGTGGATGTCCAAAGAGAAATCAACCGCACGAAAGTCAGTTCTTGAAATGACCACCCGGTCCTATACGGCAGGTTCTTCAGTATTCACCGAAATTCTGCCCGAAGGGTCCGAAATAGGATTATTTATAACCTATGGTAATCAAGACAGTTTATATAAAGGCGCATCTCTTTATAAAAACGTAAAATCAAAGGCTGTAGGCTCATCAAAAGGTTCTTTAAAATGGAAACAAACACCGCAGGTATTCCTTAGATCTAATCGACCAGTCATGATCTACGCTTACTCACCTTATAAAGTACAAATACCGTTAGATCCTACCTCCATACCGATCAAAATATCCCCAATCGCGGCGGAAACCCCCTCTTATGAATATGGGAGGCTCTCGCAAGGCCAAAAAGAGGTCAACCGTAAATCTCCGCTCGCGAAACTCTCCATGAATTATGCATTATCACTTCTCTCATTCGAAATATATCAAGATTCGGACATCAACGGGCTATTCAAGCTAACCTCCATACAGATCGGTAACCGTGCGGGAGGTAATACCTTGCAATATACCGGGACAATGGATATCGTAACCGGAAATATCAAAGGAACTCCCGGGGCATATAAAGCCACTTTACTTACAATAGATCCATCCGTAACTTTACGACACGCGAAAGCGGAGGAGCAAAATATCCGTATAGTCCCTACCTACTCTCCTATCCGGGAAAAAGAAGTTGAGGCGATCTTTACTATCAATGGAAGAACTTACAAATACATCATTCCGGAAGGCACCTGCTGGAATAAAGGATATAAATATTCCTATAAGTTATATTTCGATGGTAAAGATATCAGGTTACACGATTCCGTCGCCTATATATGGACACCTAAACTGAAGAAAAAATAA